A genomic window from Synechococcus sp. CBW1107 includes:
- a CDS encoding IS3 family transposase, with protein MDELTGHHSVAWLCRQLGVARSGYYAWRQRQEAPGKRAAENAVITAEIAAVFEQHRGFYGSPRVHQELRSAGRQIGRHRVARLMRRAELRARTRKAFRPCAKASRGACGVVANLLQQDFKPPVPNLRWAGDITYIRTNEGWRYLAVWIDLFSRRVVGWMLDSRMDAALVIEALNRALGHRQVEPEQLLLHTDQGSQYRATDYRQLLESHKISCSMSAKGCCWDNAVVESFFSTLTLELDLDDNREALISPQQLQRDLAFWIEGYYNRERRHSTIGYLSPIDYEQRLIISPTLTCVNP; from the coding sequence ATCGATGAGCTCACAGGTCACCACTCGGTGGCCTGGCTCTGCCGGCAGCTGGGGGTGGCCCGCAGCGGCTACTACGCCTGGCGGCAGCGGCAGGAAGCGCCGGGAAAGCGGGCGGCCGAGAACGCCGTGATCACCGCTGAGATCGCGGCGGTGTTTGAGCAGCACCGCGGCTTCTACGGCTCCCCCCGGGTTCACCAGGAGCTCCGTTCAGCAGGCCGGCAGATCGGCCGCCATCGAGTCGCTCGGCTCATGCGACGAGCGGAGCTGAGGGCCAGAACCCGCAAGGCGTTCAGGCCCTGCGCCAAGGCCAGTCGCGGGGCCTGTGGGGTGGTGGCGAACCTGCTGCAGCAGGACTTCAAGCCCCCAGTGCCGAACCTCCGCTGGGCGGGTGACATCACTTACATCCGCACCAACGAGGGCTGGCGGTACCTCGCCGTCTGGATCGATCTGTTCAGCCGCCGTGTCGTCGGCTGGATGCTTGACAGCCGGATGGATGCCGCCCTGGTGATCGAGGCCCTCAACCGGGCCCTTGGCCATCGTCAGGTGGAACCGGAGCAGCTGCTGCTGCATACGGATCAGGGCAGCCAGTACCGGGCGACTGACTACCGCCAGCTTCTGGAGAGCCACAAGATCAGCTGCAGCATGTCCGCCAAGGGCTGCTGCTGGGACAACGCGGTGGTGGAAAGCTTTTTCTCCACCCTCACACTGGAACTCGATCTCGATGACAATCGAGAAGCCTTGATCTCACCCCAGCAGCTGCAGCGCGATCTGGCCTTCTGGATCGAGGGTTACTACAACCGCGAGCGACGCCATTCAACGATCGGTTACCTCAGTCCGATCGACTACGAGCAGCGGCTCATCATTTCTCCTACACTCACTTGCGTGAACCCTTGA
- a CDS encoding transposase, translating to MKPTYDTAVRDQVRQRMSPPNRESVAEIARSTGITTQTLYNWRSQWQKQGQLVPATTKPPEQWSALDKLAAVIQAAGLSGPDLGAFCRERGLYPKQLARWRQAAEDANGPSAPSMADQRELQRKNQELIRQNRRLQRELEKKEKALSEAATLLMLSKKLDQLWPRDEEQ from the coding sequence ATGAAACCGACCTATGACACCGCTGTGCGGGACCAAGTCCGCCAGCGCATGAGCCCGCCAAACCGGGAGAGCGTGGCCGAGATCGCCCGCTCCACCGGGATCACGACCCAGACCCTCTACAACTGGCGCAGCCAGTGGCAGAAGCAGGGTCAGCTCGTGCCAGCCACCACCAAGCCGCCGGAGCAGTGGAGCGCTCTCGACAAGCTGGCCGCTGTGATCCAGGCGGCCGGCCTGAGTGGCCCTGATCTCGGGGCCTTCTGCCGTGAGCGGGGCCTCTACCCCAAACAGCTTGCCCGCTGGCGGCAGGCCGCCGAGGATGCCAATGGCCCCAGCGCTCCGAGCATGGCTGATCAGCGAGAACTTCAGCGTAAGAATCAGGAGCTGATTCGCCAGAATCGCCGCTTACAACGCGAATTGGAGAAGAAGGAGAAGGCTCTCTCGGAGGCGGCAACACTGCTGATGCTCTCAAAAAAGCTCGATCAGCTGTGGCCACGGGACGAGGAACAATGA
- a CDS encoding transposase translates to MTNPTRSRRRFTAQQKAEAVEFCLQEGLSCNTVAQRLGLPSSSLARWVRQARIDRGQPGSKDQGLLTSEERAELNRLRKENRELRREKDFFRLAAAHFAKEQLPPRGFA, encoded by the coding sequence ATGACCAACCCCACCAGATCACGGCGCCGGTTCACGGCGCAGCAGAAGGCGGAGGCCGTGGAGTTCTGCCTGCAGGAGGGCCTTTCCTGCAACACCGTCGCTCAGCGCCTTGGCCTTCCCTCCAGCAGCCTGGCCCGCTGGGTGCGGCAAGCCCGCATTGATCGCGGCCAGCCGGGCTCGAAAGACCAGGGCCTGCTCACCAGCGAGGAGCGCGCCGAGCTCAACCGGCTCCGCAAGGAGAACCGCGAGCTGAGGAGGGAGAAGGATTTTTTCAGGCTGGCGGCAGCGCACTTTGCGAAAGAGCAGCTGCCGCCGAGAGGTTTCGCCTGA
- a CDS encoding DUF1651 domain-containing protein has translation MEACKLWRELRENGWQACSSQW, from the coding sequence ATGGAAGCCTGCAAGCTCTGGAGGGAGCTGCGAGAGAACGGGTGGCAGGCCTGCAGTTCCCAATGGTGA
- a CDS encoding AbrB family transcriptional regulator, with translation MALTGADLLAKVKEMGDASKSDLVRAAGYVSTKKDGSERLNFTAFYEALLEAKGVKLVNGTGTGKRPGGRSLSYVARVQGNGNLLVGKAYTALLDIKPGDEFEIKLGKKALRLMPVGGGGEEGE, from the coding sequence ATGGCTCTCACCGGTGCAGACCTGCTTGCGAAAGTCAAAGAGATGGGCGATGCCTCGAAGTCCGACCTGGTCCGCGCTGCCGGATATGTAAGCACTAAGAAGGACGGCAGCGAGCGGCTGAACTTCACCGCCTTCTATGAGGCGCTGCTGGAGGCCAAGGGTGTCAAGCTGGTGAACGGAACAGGCACAGGCAAGAGGCCTGGTGGTCGTTCTCTCAGCTACGTGGCCAGGGTGCAGGGCAACGGCAATCTTTTGGTGGGCAAGGCCTACACCGCCTTGCTCGACATCAAGCCCGGCGATGAGTTCGAGATCAAGCTCGGCAAGAAGGCGCTTCGTCTGATGCCTGTGGGTGGGGGCGGAGAAGAGGGGGAGTGA
- a CDS encoding IS3 family transposase, producing MIPPEDRSQLMELFREGLKEGASATAIADLIGICSRTLRRWGIAFQTHGFSQDRRKGSPRNVAHRFTPEERQRLIHIVNDPRFADLTPAQIVAILAEERIYVGSESTIYRIMRQEGLLNHRGRTRLPREPREVPVLEATGIHQVLAWDITLLPGPVKGQFYYLYMVMDVWSRRILGAEVHEHECSELASAFFDRVCRDEGISKETAAVLHSDNGAPMRSFTLAAKMAELGVSLSFSRPRVSNDNAYAESWFRTMKYHQSYPLRRFRDLLSVKAWVDGFVEWYNAEHRHSGIKYVTPNQRHYGQADAICAIRQQTYEEARQRHPQRWSRPPRNWLQPQVVSINHPRPQKPVAA from the coding sequence ATGATCCCGCCAGAGGATAGAAGCCAGCTGATGGAATTGTTCCGAGAAGGTCTCAAAGAAGGGGCTTCTGCCACGGCGATTGCAGATCTGATCGGTATCTGCTCACGCACGTTACGGCGCTGGGGCATTGCGTTCCAGACACATGGATTCAGCCAGGATCGCCGCAAAGGCTCTCCACGGAATGTGGCGCACCGATTCACACCAGAAGAGCGGCAGCGCTTAATTCACATCGTCAATGATCCGCGATTCGCGGACCTCACTCCCGCCCAGATCGTGGCCATCCTTGCCGAGGAGCGAATCTATGTGGGTTCAGAGTCCACGATTTACCGCATCATGCGGCAAGAGGGTCTGCTGAACCACCGTGGCAGAACCCGCCTGCCGCGTGAGCCCAGGGAGGTTCCGGTGTTGGAAGCAACGGGCATCCATCAAGTACTGGCCTGGGATATCACCCTCCTCCCCGGCCCCGTGAAGGGGCAGTTCTATTACCTCTACATGGTGATGGATGTATGGAGCCGGCGCATCCTCGGCGCAGAGGTGCATGAGCATGAATGTAGCGAGTTGGCCAGCGCATTCTTTGATCGTGTCTGCCGCGATGAAGGGATCAGCAAGGAGACTGCTGCGGTCCTGCACTCGGACAATGGCGCCCCCATGCGCTCATTCACTCTGGCGGCCAAGATGGCGGAGCTGGGGGTGTCGCTTTCGTTCTCGAGGCCACGCGTCAGCAATGACAACGCCTATGCCGAGTCGTGGTTCCGCACGATGAAATACCACCAGAGTTATCCGCTCAGGCGATTCCGGGATCTGCTTTCGGTGAAAGCCTGGGTGGATGGCTTTGTCGAGTGGTACAACGCTGAGCACCGGCACAGCGGCATCAAGTACGTGACGCCCAATCAGCGCCATTACGGCCAGGCTGACGCGATCTGCGCCATCCGCCAACAGACCTATGAGGAAGCTCGGCAGAGGCATCCTCAGCGCTGGAGCCGGCCACCCCGCAACTGGTTACAGCCACAGGTTGTGAGCATCAACCATCCGCGACCGCAGAAACCTGTGGCTGCTTGA